The following are encoded in a window of Oceanidesulfovibrio indonesiensis genomic DNA:
- a CDS encoding radical SAM protein, whose protein sequence is MTAMRTTLPNSERHPCFNKDAKGSYGRVHLPVAPRCNIKCNFCNRRYDCVNESRPGVTSAILAPAQAARYMDRVLEKEPRISVVGIAGPGDPMANQNETLETIRRLHEKHPDLLFCLSSNGLALEEKLDELAAAGVSHITVTVNAVDPAIGAKIYGWVRDGKVVYQGREGAELLLSRQLSAIKKAKGLGMIVKINTILIPGVNDEHVEDIAVTMKELGVDILNVLPVKPVEGTPFGDLEEPGGEMLRKARAAAEQHLPLMRHCRRCRADAVGLLDEDRSGELSSCLKECSTMEIPRFEARPHVAVTSHEGLLVNQHLGEAPVLQIWTEKDGTFEMIEERDAPDIGGGPKRWEALAASLKDCRALLCAAIGPTPREVLEKSGVTVVAMSGFIEQGLEAVYQGGDLSKLMHKKPSTCGTACGGSGEGC, encoded by the coding sequence ATGACCGCCATGAGAACCACACTCCCGAACTCCGAACGCCATCCCTGTTTCAACAAAGACGCCAAGGGCAGCTACGGCCGGGTGCACCTGCCGGTGGCGCCGCGCTGCAATATCAAGTGCAACTTCTGCAACCGCCGCTACGACTGCGTGAACGAGAGCCGGCCCGGTGTGACCTCGGCAATTCTCGCCCCGGCCCAGGCCGCGCGCTACATGGACCGCGTGCTCGAAAAGGAGCCGCGCATCTCCGTGGTGGGCATCGCCGGCCCGGGAGACCCCATGGCCAACCAGAACGAAACGCTGGAGACCATCCGCCGGCTGCATGAGAAGCACCCGGACCTCTTGTTCTGTCTCTCCTCCAACGGCCTGGCCCTGGAAGAAAAGCTGGACGAGCTCGCGGCCGCCGGCGTGAGCCATATCACCGTGACGGTCAACGCGGTGGACCCGGCCATCGGCGCGAAGATCTACGGCTGGGTGCGCGACGGCAAGGTCGTCTACCAGGGCCGCGAGGGTGCGGAACTGCTGCTTTCCCGCCAGCTCAGCGCCATCAAGAAGGCAAAGGGCCTGGGCATGATCGTCAAGATCAACACCATCCTGATCCCCGGCGTGAACGACGAGCACGTGGAGGACATCGCCGTGACCATGAAGGAGCTCGGTGTGGACATACTCAACGTGCTGCCCGTGAAGCCCGTGGAAGGCACGCCCTTCGGCGATCTGGAGGAGCCCGGGGGCGAGATGCTGCGCAAGGCCCGCGCCGCCGCGGAGCAGCACCTGCCGCTCATGCGTCACTGCCGGCGTTGCCGGGCGGACGCCGTGGGTCTGTTGGACGAAGACCGTTCCGGCGAACTCTCAAGCTGCCTCAAGGAGTGTTCGACCATGGAGATACCCCGCTTCGAGGCCCGGCCGCATGTGGCCGTAACCAGCCATGAAGGCCTGCTCGTGAACCAGCACCTGGGCGAGGCGCCCGTGCTCCAGATATGGACGGAAAAGGACGGGACCTTCGAGATGATCGAGGAGCGCGACGCCCCGGACATCGGCGGCGGCCCCAAACGCTGGGAAGCGCTCGCCGCCTCGCTCAAGGACTGCCGCGCGCTGCTCTGCGCGGCCATAGGCCCCACGCCGCGGGAAGTGCTGGAGAAATCCGGCGTCACGGTGGTGGCGATGTCCGGCT
- a CDS encoding nitrogenase component 1, giving the protein MTVETIERIKPEKVDYVSTTNACKACSPLGASVVFRGIEGAVPFLHGSQGCATYMRRYLISHYREPVDIASSALGEKHAIYGGGPNLKLGLINVMKKYGAEVIGVATTCLTETIGDDVPMILHEFRKEFGDLDLPTLVWVATPSYQGSHMEGFHAAVRAVCEQLPDPAVERHKGVNLLPGFVSPEDLRHLRDIFDDYGLAVTMLPDYSDTLDGPALEDYEKIPSGGTPVEAVRAMSGARATVELGAVLAGAEKTGGTALQENHGVNLHRLPMPIGLRNSDAFFAALDAISGRETPTRHVKERGRLLDAMVDGHKYISGKRAVVYGEEDLVAGLVAMLTEIGIQPVLVASGGNSGRLPAAIEEATDGILREPPKVMPGVDFYEIRNEAERLAPDLVIGNSKGYRMARDWSVPLVRVGFPVHDRFGAQRTMHLGYKGTLALFDRLVNAVIEKKQADSPLGWGYI; this is encoded by the coding sequence ATGACCGTCGAAACCATCGAAAGAATCAAGCCCGAGAAGGTGGACTACGTCTCCACCACCAACGCCTGCAAGGCCTGCTCCCCGCTGGGCGCGTCCGTGGTCTTTCGCGGCATCGAAGGCGCCGTGCCTTTCCTGCACGGCTCCCAGGGCTGCGCCACCTACATGCGGCGCTACCTCATCAGCCACTACCGCGAGCCTGTGGACATCGCCTCCTCCGCCCTCGGTGAAAAGCACGCCATCTACGGCGGCGGCCCCAATCTCAAGCTTGGCCTCATCAACGTGATGAAGAAGTACGGGGCCGAGGTCATCGGCGTGGCCACTACCTGCCTCACCGAGACCATCGGCGACGACGTACCCATGATCCTGCACGAGTTCCGGAAGGAGTTCGGCGACCTGGACCTGCCCACCCTCGTGTGGGTCGCCACGCCCTCCTACCAGGGCTCGCACATGGAAGGCTTCCACGCCGCGGTGCGCGCGGTCTGCGAACAACTGCCGGACCCGGCCGTTGAGCGCCACAAAGGCGTGAATCTGCTCCCTGGTTTCGTCTCGCCCGAGGATCTGCGCCACCTGCGCGACATCTTTGATGACTACGGTCTGGCCGTGACCATGCTGCCGGACTACTCCGACACCCTCGATGGTCCGGCCCTGGAAGACTACGAGAAAATCCCTTCCGGCGGCACGCCCGTGGAGGCCGTCCGCGCCATGTCCGGCGCGCGCGCCACGGTGGAACTGGGCGCGGTGCTGGCCGGTGCGGAAAAGACCGGCGGCACGGCCCTGCAGGAAAACCACGGCGTAAACCTCCATCGACTGCCCATGCCCATCGGCCTGCGCAACTCGGACGCCTTCTTCGCCGCTCTGGACGCGATAAGCGGCCGGGAGACCCCGACCCGCCACGTCAAGGAACGCGGCCGGCTGCTGGACGCCATGGTGGACGGCCACAAGTACATCTCCGGCAAACGCGCCGTGGTCTATGGCGAGGAAGACCTCGTGGCCGGCCTAGTCGCCATGCTCACGGAGATCGGCATCCAGCCAGTGCTCGTGGCCTCCGGCGGCAATTCCGGCCGTCTGCCCGCGGCCATCGAGGAAGCAACAGACGGCATTCTGCGCGAGCCGCCCAAGGTCATGCCCGGCGTGGACTTCTACGAGATAAGAAACGAGGCCGAGCGACTCGCGCCGGACCTCGTCATAGGAAACTCCAAGGGCTACCGCATGGCGCGCGACTGGAGCGTGCCTTTGGTGCGGGTGGGTTTTCCCGTCCATGACCGCTTCGGCGCTCAGCGGACCATGCACCTTGGCTACAAGGGAACCCTCGCCCTCTTCGACCGGCTTGTGAACGCAGTCATTGAAAAGAAGCAGGCCGATTCGCCACTTGGCTGGGGTTACATCTAG
- the nifE gene encoding nitrogenase iron-molybdenum cofactor biosynthesis protein NifE: MTQPIFEDRKNQIHVKGGAEPFDMACNRDSLAGAVSQRACVFCGSRVVLYPIADALHLVHGPIGCAAYTWDIRGAVSSGPELHRLSFSTDLRENDVVFGGEQKLYRALCELIDRHEPKAAFVYSTCIVGIIGDDMEAVCRRVEKEKGVPVIPVQSEGFKGNKREGYDAACKAMIRLAGTAPIDDISPLSINLLGDFNLAGEIWVIRDYFERMGVQTVANVTGDGRVGDIRRSHGAALNVVQCSGATLPFARMMEEEYGIPYIRVSYFGIEDMSEALYDVARFFAEKDPGIMERTKKVVSEEIRAIMPRIKELRKDLEGKKAAIYVGGAFKAFSLVKTFRHLGMQTAIVGSQTGTREDYAELEAITDPGTIIVDDSNPLELQAFIKEKDVDIFVGGVKERPIAYKLGVGFCDHNHERKECLEGFVGMVNFAEEVHRTVMSPVWRFVPRRTAGKKASLESNNIDSACSLGAPEECMKEGAI, from the coding sequence ATGACGCAGCCAATTTTTGAAGACCGGAAGAACCAGATACATGTGAAGGGCGGGGCCGAGCCGTTCGACATGGCCTGCAACCGCGACAGCCTGGCCGGCGCCGTGAGCCAGCGCGCCTGCGTGTTCTGCGGTTCCCGGGTCGTGCTCTATCCCATAGCCGACGCCCTGCACCTGGTGCACGGCCCCATCGGCTGCGCCGCCTACACGTGGGACATCCGCGGCGCAGTCTCTTCCGGACCGGAGCTGCACCGCCTGTCCTTTTCCACGGACCTCAGGGAGAACGACGTGGTCTTCGGCGGCGAGCAGAAGCTGTACCGCGCGCTCTGCGAGCTCATCGACCGGCACGAGCCTAAAGCCGCATTCGTCTATTCAACCTGTATAGTCGGCATCATCGGCGACGACATGGAGGCCGTCTGCAGGCGCGTGGAAAAGGAGAAGGGCGTCCCCGTCATCCCGGTCCAGTCCGAGGGCTTCAAGGGCAACAAGCGCGAGGGTTACGACGCCGCGTGCAAGGCTATGATCCGTCTGGCCGGCACTGCGCCCATCGACGACATCTCGCCCCTGTCCATCAACCTGCTCGGCGACTTCAACCTGGCCGGAGAGATTTGGGTGATCCGCGACTACTTCGAGCGCATGGGCGTGCAGACCGTGGCCAACGTCACGGGCGACGGCCGGGTGGGGGACATCCGACGCTCCCACGGCGCTGCGCTCAATGTGGTCCAGTGTTCCGGCGCCACGCTGCCCTTCGCCAGGATGATGGAGGAGGAGTACGGCATCCCCTACATCCGCGTTTCCTATTTCGGCATCGAGGACATGTCCGAGGCGCTCTACGACGTCGCGCGGTTCTTTGCGGAAAAGGACCCCGGAATCATGGAGCGCACCAAGAAGGTAGTGTCCGAAGAGATCAGGGCGATCATGCCGCGCATCAAAGAGTTGCGCAAAGACCTGGAAGGCAAGAAGGCCGCGATCTATGTGGGCGGCGCGTTCAAGGCGTTCTCTCTTGTCAAGACTTTTAGACACCTCGGCATGCAGACCGCCATTGTCGGCTCCCAGACCGGCACCAGGGAGGACTATGCCGAGCTTGAGGCCATCACCGATCCTGGCACCATCATCGTGGACGACTCCAACCCGCTGGAACTCCAGGCATTTATCAAAGAGAAAGACGTGGACATCTTCGTGGGCGGCGTCAAGGAGCGGCCCATCGCCTACAAACTCGGCGTGGGCTTCTGCGACCACAACCACGAGCGCAAGGAGTGCCTGGAAGGTTTCGTCGGCATGGTCAACTTCGCCGAGGAAGTCCACCGCACAGTGATGAGCCCGGTATGGCGATTCGTGCCCCGCCGCACGGCAGGAAAGAAAGCCTCTCTTGAGTCCAACAATATAGACTCCGCATGCAGCCTGGGTGCGCCTGAAGAATGCATGAAGGAGGGCGCGATATGA
- a CDS encoding (2Fe-2S) ferredoxin domain-containing protein has product MAKPTYHILMCQSFRAKGEPKGVCHKKTDGLAQYIEEEVLDRGLDALLTTTGCLKQCDDGPVIVIHPNNLWYGNVDSEEAVDAILDALEEGGVAEEYALD; this is encoded by the coding sequence ATGGCCAAGCCCACGTATCACATTCTCATGTGTCAATCATTCCGCGCCAAGGGTGAACCCAAGGGCGTCTGCCACAAGAAGACCGACGGCCTCGCTCAGTATATCGAGGAAGAGGTTCTGGATCGCGGTTTAGACGCCCTGCTCACCACGACCGGTTGTCTCAAGCAATGCGACGACGGCCCCGTGATCGTCATCCACCCGAACAATCTCTGGTACGGCAACGTGGACAGCGAGGAAGCCGTGGACGCTATTCTGGACGCCCTGGAAGAGGGCGGCGTGGCTGAAGAATACGCATTGGACTAA
- a CDS encoding radical SAM protein: MTSTTAHTLSRIRLPVSALCNVQCRFCDRNLDCVFTAPDGVASETLTPREAAGYLDAILQKVEVSVEVCLSGPGEPLARPDEALATAQLVAERHPDVRISVATNGLALPGYARDLAEAGVKEVRLAVADTDPLRLGSFVAFIRTGKRSLRGEEAMQVFVSQQEKGVAEAKHHGLRVTAVVPVAPEVNKANVAEIAERLKNWGVDRIELVPFEPREKSGLGKARPATQADMDEALSAVRTVVPDAQLGDMGGDGASLLGEEEAAILLRRIKLATEADVVTDRPMPDRNRPYVAVATSDGEAVDVHLGHAEKLLVYGNDNGLVTLREARLTPPRGGGSDRWKALAEVLPDVKVLIAAGAGDNPRTILAEYGIDVRVYNDAPLQGAVLHAFGIKPKGRGKGRQ, from the coding sequence GTGACGTCCACAACCGCGCATACCCTCAGCCGGATCAGGCTTCCCGTCTCGGCGCTCTGCAACGTGCAGTGCCGCTTCTGCGACAGGAATCTGGACTGCGTCTTCACCGCTCCCGACGGCGTCGCTTCCGAGACGCTTACGCCCAGGGAGGCGGCTGGTTACCTCGATGCGATTCTGCAGAAGGTCGAGGTATCCGTGGAAGTCTGCCTGTCCGGTCCCGGGGAGCCGCTGGCCCGCCCCGATGAGGCACTCGCGACGGCGCAGCTCGTGGCCGAGCGCCATCCGGATGTGCGCATCAGCGTGGCGACCAATGGTCTGGCCCTGCCCGGATACGCCCGGGATCTGGCCGAAGCCGGAGTCAAGGAAGTCAGGCTGGCCGTGGCCGATACCGATCCGCTTCGGCTCGGCAGCTTCGTGGCATTCATACGCACTGGCAAGCGCTCCCTGCGTGGGGAAGAGGCCATGCAAGTTTTCGTATCCCAGCAGGAAAAGGGCGTTGCCGAAGCCAAACACCACGGCCTGCGCGTGACCGCCGTCGTGCCGGTGGCTCCGGAAGTCAACAAGGCCAACGTGGCTGAAATCGCTGAGAGACTGAAGAACTGGGGCGTGGATCGTATCGAACTCGTGCCCTTCGAGCCGCGGGAGAAGTCCGGCCTGGGCAAGGCCCGGCCCGCAACGCAAGCCGATATGGACGAAGCGCTCAGCGCTGTCCGCACCGTCGTGCCGGATGCTCAACTCGGCGACATGGGAGGCGATGGCGCATCACTGCTCGGCGAGGAGGAAGCTGCAATCCTGCTGCGGCGAATCAAGCTCGCGACAGAAGCGGACGTCGTGACGGACCGCCCCATGCCGGATCGCAACCGGCCATATGTGGCCGTGGCAACGTCCGACGGCGAGGCTGTGGACGTCCACCTTGGCCATGCCGAAAAGCTCCTTGTCTATGGCAACGACAACGGCCTCGTCACCTTGCGCGAGGCGCGCCTGACTCCCCCCCGTGGGGGCGGCAGCGATCGCTGGAAAGCCCTCGCCGAGGTGCTTCCGGACGTCAAGGTACTCATTGCCGCCGGCGCCGGGGATAATCCGCGCACCATTCTTGCCGAATACGGCATCGACGTACGCGTCTACAACGACGCCCCACTGCAAGGGGCAGTGCTCCACGCTTTCGGCATCAAGCCGAAAGGCCGGGGCAAAGGAAGACAATAA
- the nifK gene encoding nitrogenase molybdenum-iron protein subunit beta: MSKLLRHTPTEVMDRKALSINPAKTCQPIGAMYAALGIHGCLPHSHGSQGCCAYHRSMLTRHYKEPVSAATSSFTEGSSVFGGQANLVQAINNIFTVYEPDVIAVHTTCLSETIGDDVPQIVDKAKKEGKVPDQKYVVSASTPSYAGSHVTGFANMVRGMIKDFAEASGTKNGKVNIIPGFVEPSDMEEIKRLAELMKVKTIVMPDTSGVLNGPLTGEYKMFPEGGVTPAELKDSANSRGTLALGEWASADGARFLDTEFKVPCNVLPLPIGLNNTDLFVDTLRRLGGVNVPESILHERGQLVDLISDYHQYFYGKKVALVGDPDQLIALTDFLVSIDMQPVHIVTGTPGKMFYKRIEEITKDAPFTPNMKEHGDMFLLHQWIKNEPVDLIMGNTYCKYIAKDEDIPHIRHGFPIIDRVGHQYFPTVGYRGAMRLLEKIVDALLSRLDRDNPVESFELVY, from the coding sequence ATGAGTAAGCTTCTACGCCATACACCTACCGAGGTTATGGACCGCAAGGCGCTCTCCATCAACCCGGCCAAGACGTGCCAGCCCATCGGCGCCATGTACGCGGCCCTCGGCATCCACGGCTGCCTGCCCCATTCACATGGCTCGCAGGGATGCTGCGCCTACCACAGGTCCATGCTGACCCGGCACTACAAAGAGCCCGTTTCAGCAGCCACCAGCTCGTTCACCGAGGGCTCCTCGGTCTTCGGCGGCCAGGCCAACCTGGTGCAGGCCATCAACAACATATTCACTGTCTACGAGCCGGACGTCATCGCCGTGCACACCACGTGCCTCTCCGAGACCATTGGCGACGACGTGCCCCAGATCGTGGACAAGGCCAAGAAAGAAGGCAAGGTCCCGGACCAAAAGTATGTCGTCTCCGCGTCCACGCCGTCCTATGCCGGCTCCCACGTCACGGGTTTTGCGAACATGGTCCGCGGCATGATCAAGGACTTTGCCGAAGCCTCCGGCACCAAGAACGGCAAGGTCAACATCATCCCCGGGTTCGTGGAGCCCTCGGACATGGAGGAGATCAAGCGTCTGGCCGAGCTGATGAAGGTGAAGACCATAGTCATGCCGGACACCTCCGGCGTGCTCAACGGTCCGCTGACCGGCGAGTACAAAATGTTCCCTGAAGGCGGCGTGACGCCTGCGGAGCTCAAGGACAGCGCCAACAGCCGCGGCACCCTCGCCCTGGGCGAGTGGGCTTCGGCGGACGGCGCGCGGTTCCTGGACACGGAGTTCAAGGTGCCCTGCAACGTCCTGCCGCTGCCCATCGGGCTGAACAACACAGACCTGTTCGTGGACACCCTGCGGCGCCTGGGCGGCGTGAACGTGCCCGAGTCCATCCTCCACGAGCGCGGTCAGCTCGTGGACCTCATCTCCGACTACCACCAGTACTTCTACGGCAAGAAGGTGGCTCTGGTCGGCGATCCGGACCAGCTCATCGCGCTCACCGATTTCCTGGTCTCCATCGACATGCAGCCCGTGCACATAGTCACCGGTACGCCAGGCAAGATGTTCTACAAGCGCATAGAGGAGATCACCAAGGACGCGCCGTTCACGCCCAACATGAAAGAGCACGGCGACATGTTCCTGCTCCACCAGTGGATCAAGAACGAGCCCGTCGATCTCATCATGGGCAACACGTATTGCAAGTACATCGCCAAAGACGAGGACATCCCGCACATCCGCCACGGATTTCCGATCATCGATCGTGTGGGACACCAGTACTTCCCGACTGTCGGGTATCGCGGAGCCATGCGGCTTCTCGAGAAGATTGTTGACGCGCTCCTCTCTCGTCTGGATCGCGACAACCCTGTGGAGAGCTTCGAGCTGGTCTACTAG
- the nifD gene encoding nitrogenase molybdenum-iron protein alpha chain, producing MATKNKMVNITNKDLNDLKEELLKKYPPKVARKRAKQFMVNEATDGNPPEIQANVRTIPGIITMRGCTYAGCKGVILGPTRDIVNITHGPIGCGFYSWLTRRNQTSPQGDDDWNFMPYAFSTDMSENDIVFGGEKKLKAAIMEAYELFKPKAIAIFATCPVGLIGDDIHSVARDAKKELNEKGVDINIFGFSCEGYKGVSQSAGHHIANNQIFTHVVGLEDDVPESKYRINMLGEYNIGGDAFVIEDILERCGITINATFSGNSTYDQFARAHAADLNCIMCHRSINYVAEMMETKFGIPWIKVNFIGVDATIKSLRKIAQYFGDKELIERVEAVIAEEMPAIEEALADIRTRTEGKTAMLFVGGSRAHHYQELFREMGMKTIAAGYEFAHRDDYEGRRVLGDIKVDADSRNIEELEVEACPERYKPRKSEGELKRLEAEGFEFKDYEGLMPDMPEDTLVIDDLNQYEADELVKRIKPDIFCAGIKEKFGIQKMGIPMKQLHSYDSGGPYAGFSGAVNFYKEIDRLVNSRVWGFMKAPWEKNPELSGTFVWENN from the coding sequence ATGGCTACGAAGAACAAGATGGTGAACATCACCAACAAGGACTTGAACGACCTGAAGGAGGAACTGCTCAAAAAGTATCCGCCCAAGGTCGCCAGAAAGCGGGCCAAGCAGTTCATGGTCAACGAGGCCACGGACGGCAACCCGCCGGAGATTCAGGCCAACGTGCGGACGATCCCGGGCATCATCACCATGCGCGGCTGCACATACGCAGGTTGCAAAGGCGTTATCCTGGGGCCCACCCGCGACATCGTGAACATCACTCACGGACCCATCGGCTGCGGGTTTTATTCCTGGCTCACCCGCCGCAACCAGACCTCGCCCCAGGGCGACGACGACTGGAACTTCATGCCCTACGCCTTCTCCACGGACATGAGCGAGAACGACATCGTGTTCGGCGGCGAAAAGAAGCTCAAGGCGGCCATCATGGAGGCTTATGAGCTCTTCAAGCCCAAGGCCATCGCGATCTTCGCCACCTGTCCCGTGGGCCTCATCGGCGACGACATCCATTCCGTGGCCCGCGACGCCAAGAAGGAGCTGAACGAGAAAGGCGTGGACATCAACATCTTCGGCTTCAGCTGCGAAGGGTACAAAGGCGTCTCCCAGTCAGCCGGCCACCACATCGCCAACAACCAGATCTTCACTCACGTGGTCGGTCTGGAGGATGATGTGCCCGAGTCCAAATACCGCATCAACATGCTCGGCGAGTACAACATCGGCGGTGACGCATTCGTCATCGAGGATATACTGGAGCGTTGCGGCATCACCATCAACGCCACGTTCTCGGGCAACTCCACGTACGATCAGTTCGCCCGGGCGCACGCCGCCGACCTCAACTGCATCATGTGCCACCGGTCGATCAACTACGTGGCCGAGATGATGGAGACCAAGTTCGGCATTCCGTGGATCAAGGTGAACTTCATCGGCGTGGACGCCACGATCAAGAGTCTGCGCAAGATCGCCCAGTATTTCGGGGACAAGGAACTCATCGAGCGGGTCGAGGCGGTCATCGCCGAGGAAATGCCCGCCATCGAGGAAGCTCTGGCGGACATCAGAACCCGCACCGAAGGCAAGACGGCCATGCTCTTCGTGGGCGGCTCCCGCGCTCACCACTATCAGGAGCTTTTCAGGGAGATGGGCATGAAGACCATCGCCGCCGGATACGAGTTCGCCCATCGCGATGACTACGAGGGCCGTCGCGTCCTCGGCGACATCAAGGTCGATGCCGACTCCCGGAACATCGAGGAGCTTGAAGTGGAAGCCTGTCCGGAGCGCTACAAGCCGCGCAAGTCCGAGGGCGAGCTGAAAAGGCTCGAAGCGGAAGGGTTCGAGTTCAAGGACTACGAAGGCCTCATGCCCGACATGCCCGAGGACACCCTCGTTATCGACGACCTCAATCAGTACGAGGCCGACGAGCTGGTCAAGCGGATCAAGCCCGACATCTTCTGCGCCGGCATCAAGGAGAAGTTCGGCATCCAGAAGATGGGCATCCCCATGAAGCAGCTGCACTCCTACGATTCCGGCGGCCCTTACGCCGGCTTCTCAGGCGCGGTGAACTTCTACAAAGAGATCGACCGCCTGGTAAACAGCCGCGTCTGGGGCTTCATGAAGGCCCCCTGGGAAAAGAACCCCGAGCTCTCCGGCACGTTCGTGTGGGAGAACAACTAA
- a CDS encoding P-II family nitrogen regulator has protein sequence MKEIMAVIRMNMVNQTKKALSDNGVDAFFAREATGRGKGLVSRDILEGAEKGYEEAVALLGDKGRLYPKRVLTIVVPDEKVDTVVKTIMKVNITGKPGDGKIFVMPVADSVRVRTGESGNASIE, from the coding sequence ATGAAGGAGATCATGGCAGTCATTCGCATGAACATGGTGAACCAGACCAAGAAGGCCCTTTCGGACAACGGCGTGGATGCGTTCTTCGCGCGTGAAGCCACGGGCCGGGGCAAGGGGCTGGTCAGTCGGGACATCCTCGAAGGCGCCGAGAAGGGCTACGAGGAAGCAGTCGCCCTGCTGGGCGATAAGGGCCGGCTTTATCCCAAGCGGGTGCTCACCATCGTCGTTCCGGACGAGAAGGTGGACACCGTGGTCAAGACCATCATGAAGGTGAACATCACGGGCAAACCTGGCGACGGCAAGATTTTCGTCATGCCTGTGGCGGATTCCGTACGCGTCCGCACTGGTGAGTCCGGCAACGCCTCCATCGAATAG
- a CDS encoding P-II family nitrogen regulator, translating into MFSMVRAVVRPDKDNDVLAALMDAGFPAVTKFSVAGRGKQRGIKIGEITYDEIPKTLLLCVIPDSDKDFVVKTIMEAARTGEKGAFGDGKIFITPVEEVYTISSGIKETAPGEVEEVS; encoded by the coding sequence ATGTTCAGCATGGTCAGGGCCGTGGTTCGGCCGGATAAGGACAACGACGTTTTGGCAGCGCTCATGGATGCGGGGTTCCCCGCCGTGACCAAGTTTTCGGTTGCAGGCCGAGGCAAGCAGCGCGGCATCAAGATCGGCGAGATCACCTACGACGAGATTCCCAAGACGTTGCTGCTCTGCGTCATCCCGGACAGCGACAAGGACTTCGTGGTGAAGACCATCATGGAGGCCGCGCGCACCGGCGAGAAGGGCGCCTTCGGCGACGGCAAGATCTTCATCACTCCGGTGGAGGAGGTCTACACCATCTCGTCCGGCATCAAGGAGACCGCTCCCGGAGAGGTCGAGGAGGTTTCCTGA
- the nifH gene encoding nitrogenase iron protein, translating to MRKIAIYGKGGIGKSTTTQNTVAGLAEMGKKVMVVGCDPKADSTRLLLHGLSQQTVLDTLREEGEDVELEDIVLPGYGGTMCTESGGPEPGVGCAGRGIITSINLLEQLGAYKEDKELDYVFYDVLGDVVCGGFAMPIREGKAQEIYIVVSGEMMAMYAANNICKGIVKYADAGGVRLGGLICNSRNVDNEQAMIEELAKRLGTQMIHFVPRENQVQRAEINRKTVIDFSPEHAQADEYRALARKVDENEMFIVPTPLAIEELEQLLIDYGIAN from the coding sequence ATGAGAAAGATCGCAATTTACGGCAAAGGCGGCATCGGAAAGTCCACCACCACGCAGAATACCGTCGCCGGCCTCGCGGAGATGGGCAAGAAGGTCATGGTCGTCGGTTGCGACCCAAAGGCCGACTCCACCCGGTTGCTCCTGCACGGCCTCAGCCAGCAGACCGTTCTCGACACTCTGCGCGAAGAGGGCGAGGACGTGGAGCTCGAAGATATCGTGCTGCCAGGGTACGGCGGCACCATGTGCACCGAGTCCGGCGGACCCGAGCCCGGAGTGGGCTGCGCCGGCCGCGGCATCATCACCTCCATCAACCTGCTCGAACAGCTCGGCGCCTACAAGGAAGACAAGGAGCTCGACTATGTCTTCTACGACGTCCTTGGCGACGTTGTCTGCGGCGGGTTCGCCATGCCAATCCGCGAAGGCAAGGCCCAGGAGATATACATCGTCGTATCCGGAGAGATGATGGCCATGTATGCGGCCAACAACATCTGCAAGGGCATAGTGAAGTACGCGGACGCTGGCGGCGTGCGTTTGGGCGGCCTCATCTGCAACAGCCGGAACGTGGACAACGAGCAGGCCATGATCGAGGAGCTGGCCAAGCGCCTGGGCACCCAGATGATCCACTTCGTGCCCCGCGAGAATCAGGTGCAGCGCGCGGAGATCAACCGCAAAACCGTCATCGACTTCTCGCCCGAGCATGCCCAGGCCGACGAGTACCGCGCCCTTGCCAGGAAGGTGGACGAAAACGAAATGTTCATCGTGCCCACGCCTTTGGCCATCGAGGAGCTCGAACAGCTGCTCATCGACTACGGCATCGCCAACTAG